Proteins encoded in a region of the Phoenix dactylifera cultivar Barhee BC4 chromosome 3, palm_55x_up_171113_PBpolish2nd_filt_p, whole genome shotgun sequence genome:
- the LOC120110124 gene encoding protein PIN-LIKES 6-like yields MHMRSAQARVASLPVLIFVQLVFSLLLPCLIFSQLGRAITLENLLEWWYIPVNVIMATISGSLIGFIVACIVRPPYPYFKFTIIHIGIGNIGNIPLVLIAALCRDESNPFGDSNKCSQDGNAYISFGQWVGAVVLYTYVFQMLAPPPGETFDSLEEEKLPIAAPVIAINNAVPEQVPLLTQQKPEAIILESSKRGKIISRLHHLVEKLKLKQIFQPPITASILAIVIGTVPFLKKLILTDDAPFFFFTDSCLILGYDVLLFIFIITL; encoded by the exons ATGCATATGAGAAGTGCACAGGCACGTGTAGCAAGTCTG CctgttttgatatttgtgcagctagtcttctctctcctccttccttGTCTAATATTTTCTCAACTTGGAAGAGCAATTACTCTAGAAAATTTGTTGGAGTG GTGGTATATTCCTGTCAATGTCATTATGGCTACAATATCAGGATCCTTAATTGGTTTTATTGTCGCATGCATTGTTCGACCCCCATATCCATATTTCAAGTTCACTATCATACATATTGGAATTG GGAACATCGGGAATATACCTCTTGTGCTTATTGCAGCTTTATGTCGAGATGAATCCAATCCATTTGGTGACTCTAACAAATGTAGCCAAGATGGAAACGCATATATATCATTTGGTCAGTGG GTTGGCGCAGTTGTTCTGTACACTTACGTGTTTCAGATGCTTGCTCCACCCCCTGGAGAAACCTTTGATAGCCTTGAAGAGGAGAAGCTCCCAATTGCGGCTCCTGTTATTGCTATTAATAATGCTGTACCTGAGCAAGTGCCGTTGCTAACTCAACAAAAGCCTGAGGCAATAATCTTAGAATCTTCAAAAAGAGGAAAA ATAATCAGCCGGCTGCACCATCTTGTTGAAAAATTGAAGCTAAAACAGATTTTTCAGCCTCCTATAACTGCTTCT ATCCTGGCAATTGTTATTGGAACTGTACCTTTCCTAAAGAAATTGATCCTTACAGACGATgctccatttttctttttcactgACAGCTGTCTCATTCTCGGGTATGATGTCCTCTTGTTCATTTTTATCATAACACTTTAG
- the LOC120110296 gene encoding probable histidine kinase 2, translated as MKIVVVSLLSLMILGVIVGSSIMLQLLRRSRIQEAFLYASLIKQKEAIQQAERKSMNKSLAFASASHDVRTSLAGITGLVELCRLDATPNSKLDRHLEQMSTCASQLLGIVNSVLDTSKVEAGKMQLEEVEFDMAQVLEESADIFHVVALKKGLEVIWDPCDCSVLRCSNVKGDCRRLKQILDNLLGNAVKFTSEGHVVVRAWAKKPSLENFKLSSNHEFRFPSILSHLTRCLWKNETNMEILNPVQHGPDSVEFIFEVEDTGKGIPKEKRASVFENYVQVKETTTGGHEGTGLGLGIVQSFVRLMGGEISIKEKDPGERGTCFRFNIFLKSSDASLDGEENTNSQLHPRNTSVASTQLAGKNMTAQSKIRAMTFKRGLQMEGIHSLLLIQGETKEIMQRWMESLGVKVWAIDHHKLLYPSLEKIKNSLCASAKPDSVSRSNSLSRTTSLNYNKENEGCSSSVDVADQTLPLTTKERLKKLSFSGLPTYILIVIDLSSGNMSEICSILKNFTSSIHNIQCKIVWLASFNTPAADLSSSNQEKCDLVLQKPLHGSRLYALLKLLQEFGGTNVDDPQGIQIMNTMQERQQSIELGSSMDDKTLLSNSFASQSSQHTNKTSGSRYSMDDDTPLSGMNILLAEDMPILSKVAKHTLSRLGATVEHAENGRDVVDLVTKALRGTSDKHNGTAQPQGDLKPLPYDIILMDCEMPIMNGYEATRKIREEEKYYGFHIPIIALTAHATPEEERKSISAGMDFHLTKPLKSNELLETINNAYQN; from the exons ATGAAGATAGTTGTTGTCTCACTGCTGTCACTTATGATTCTCGGTGTGATTGTCGGAAGTTCCATCATGCTGCAACTGTTGAGGAGATCGCGAATACAGGAAGCATTTCTATATGCGAGCCTCATCAAGCAAAAGGAGGCGATTCAACAGGCAGAGCGGAAGAGTATGAATAAGAGCTTGGCATTTGCTAGTGCCAGCCATGACGTGCGTACTTCTCTCGCAGGCATCACTGGCTTAGTAGAACTTTGTCGTCTTGATGCCACCCCAAATTCCAAATTGGATAGGCACTTGGAGCAGATGAGTACTTGTGCATCACAACTTCTAG GGATAGTAAATTCAGTTCTCGATACAAGTAAAGTAGAAGCAGGAAAGATGCAACTAGAAGAGGTTGAATTTGATATGGCTCAAGTGCTTGAGGAGTCAGCAGACATATTCCATGTTGTCGCTCTTAAGAAAGGCCTAGAGGTGAtttgggatccttgtgattgcTCAGTTCTTAGATGTTCAAATGTCAAAGGAGATTGTCGACGGCTTAAACAGATTCTCGATAACCTACTTGGCAATGCAGTGAAGTTCACATCCGAGGGACACGTGGTTGTGCGTGCTTGGGCTAAGAAGCCTAGCTTAGAAAATTTTAAACTTTCTTCGAACCATGAGTTCCGCTTTCCTAGCATATTAAGCCATCTGACAAGGTGCCTTTGGAAGAATGAAACTAATATGGAAATTCTTAATCCTGTTCAGCATGGCCCAGATTCTGTTGAATTTATTTTTGAGGTAGAGGACACTGGTAAGGGAATACCCAAGGAAAAGAGAGCTTCTGTCTTTGAGAACTATGTGCAAGTCAAAGAAACAACTACTGGAGGACATGAGGGCACTGGTTTGGGACTTGGAATAGTTCAATCCTTT GTGCGACTGATGGGTGGTGAGATTAGCATTAAGGAGAAAGATCCTGGTGAAAGAGGAACATGTTTTAGGTTTAACATTTTTCTCAAGTCAAGTGATGCATCTTTGGATGGTGAAGAGAATACCAATTCTCagttgcatccaagaaatacaTCTGTTGCTAGTACTCAACTTGCTGGGAAAAATATGACTGCCCAATCAAAAATTCGTGCCATGACATTCAAAAGAGGTCTTCAAATGGAAGGAATTCACTCTCTACTTTTGATTCAAGGTGAAACAAAAGAAATTATGCAAAGATGGATGGAAAGCCTTGGAGTAAAGGTATGGGCAATCGACCACCACAAGCTTCTTTATCCTTCACTCGAAAAGATCAAGAATAGTCTTTGTGCCTCTGCAAAGCCCGATTCAGTGTCACGTAGCAATTCCTTGTCCAGAACCACATCTCTCAATTATAACAAAGAAAATGAGGGGTGTTCTAGCTCTGTAGATGTGGCTGATCAAACTTTGCCTCTTACCACTAAGGAACGTCTGAAGAAGCTAAGTTTTAGTGGTTTGCCAACTTACATTTTGATTGTCATTGATTTGAGCAGTGGAAATATGTCAGAAATATGCTCGATTTTGAAGAATTTTACTAGCAGCATTCATAATATCCAGTGCAAGATTGTTTGGTTGGCCAGTTTCAATACTCCGGCTGCTGATTTAAGTAGTTCTAATCAGGAGAAATGTGATCTTGTTTTGCAAAAACCATTACATGGTTCTCGTTTATATGCACTCCTGAAACTTTTACAAGAGTTCGGAGGAACAAATGTAGATGATCCACAAGGAATACAGATTATGAATACAATGCAAGAACGACAACAATCTATCGAGCTTGGTTCTTCTATGGATGATAAAACTTTATTGTCCAATTCTTTTGCTTCGCAATCAAGCCAACATACCAACAAAACATCTGGATCGAGATACAGTATGGATGATGACACACCCTTAAGTGGCATGAACATCTTACTTGCGGAGGATATGCCCATTTTATCTAAGGTTGCTAAACACACACTTTCAAGACTTGGTGCAACTGTTGAACATGCTGAAAATGGGCGGGATGTTGTGGACTTGGTTACAAAGGCTTTGCGAGGAACATCTGATAAGCACAATGGAACTGCCCAACCACAAGGAGATTTAAAGCCTTTACCTTATGATATTATTCTAATGGATTGTGAg ATGCCTATTATGAATGGTTATGAAGCAACAAGGAAAATAAGGGAAGAGGAAAAATATTATGGTTTCCACATCCCAATAATTGCTTTGACTGCTCATGCGACACCtgaggaagaaaggaaatcaaTTTCCGCTGGAATGGATTTCCATTTGACAAAGCCACTAAAAAGTAATGAGCTATTGGAAACTATCAATAATGCTTATCAAAACTAA
- the LOC120110125 gene encoding histidine kinase CKI1-like, protein MRDDPYDPVKLLLAHVHDRADLLMQANATVFHVTRVLSSIGDLSAFSNIADKVAPNLFLAFATMPWISQISYVSIHGGMLLSYYNDENQARTMFSNISDSSNYSAAHKWYSQSVDRDTGMVYGDVIPCSPQQIGSQWFQDALNGKSRYASWGVGWNKARDQMLFFTAPVARSGVISIGIAIKDLVDNIFRVNLWGGHLYVATEDGHVIAETGPPHTRYVLGNNTVSIHVMDKSDTLPLEKHDNFSCQLDNPEGTGSDPSHTNYLSIWGKRYNFGCAHLDVSGIRMVMHWILVLELKLFDAFFL, encoded by the exons ATGCGGGATGATCCTTATGATCCTGTCAAGTTGTTGCTGGCGCACGTCCATGACCGTGCGGATCTCCTGATGCAGGCGAATGCCACTGTATTTCATGTCACCAGGGTGCTAAGCTCCATTGGAGACTTGTCCGCATTCTCCAACATCGCAGACAAG GTGGCGCCAAATTTGTTCCTGGCATTTGCAACAATGCCATGGATATCACAGATATCTTATGTTAGTATACATGGTGGAATGCTTCTCTCCTATTACAATGATGAGAACCAGGCGCGCACGATGTTTTCGAATATTTCAGATTCTTCCAATTATTCTGCTGCACATAAATGGTACAGCCAATCAGTAGATCGAGATACTGGGATGGTGTATGGAGATGTGATTCCTTGCTCTCCACAACAAATTGGTTCCCAATGGTTTCAAGATGCATTAAATGGTAAGAGCAGGTATGCTTCATGGGGAGTTGGCTGGAACAAAGCTAGGGATCAGATGCTCTTTTTCACTGCTCCAGTGGCCAGATCAGGAGTTATTTCCATCGGAATTGCCATAAAAGATCTCGTTGATAATATTTTTCGTGTCAACCTTTGGGGCGGGCACTTGTATGTAGCTACAGAAGATGGGCATGTCATAGCAGAGACTGGACCACCGCATACTCGCTATGTGCTTGGTAATAATACAGTTTCAATCCATGTAATGGATAAGAGTGATACCTTACCACTTGAAAAGCATGATAATTTTTCATGCCAGCTTGATAACCCTGAAGGTACAGGCAGTGATCCATCTCATACTAACTATTTGAGCATTTGGGGCAAGAGATACAATTTTGGTTGTGCTCATCTTGATGTTTCTGGAATCAGAATGGTAATGCATTGGATATTGGTCCTGGAATTAAAGCTTTTTGATGCTTTCttcttatga